Proteins from a single region of Dysosmobacter acutus:
- a CDS encoding CorA family divalent cation transporter, with product MQKILYTKELEACSSDMDDRVAEHIRSGQVVTFEGMADYDLLAFDWYDVSYAGTDTSRILIYLDRENLFFFCEDKKAFEKVRDLLPEGEGNERALYRFFLGLLQEDLAHLEQYEGEITDAEDAALKSSRRDYLDKIVEYRKELLRLKRYYEQLAAILDNLTANDNCLLTEDAVRHLAILASRTERYRGSVLNLRDYVTQMREAYQSQIDIEQNNLMRIFTVITAVFLPLTLLVGWYGMNFKNMPELSWPYGYPVFILCSLLICAVLIWYFKKKRWF from the coding sequence ATGCAGAAGATTCTGTACACAAAGGAGCTGGAGGCCTGCTCCTCTGACATGGATGACCGGGTGGCGGAGCATATCCGCTCAGGCCAGGTGGTGACATTTGAGGGCATGGCGGACTATGACCTGCTGGCCTTTGACTGGTACGATGTGAGTTATGCGGGAACGGATACCTCCCGCATTTTGATCTATCTGGACCGGGAGAACCTGTTCTTTTTCTGCGAGGATAAAAAGGCATTTGAAAAGGTGCGGGACCTGCTCCCGGAGGGGGAGGGCAACGAGCGGGCGCTGTACCGCTTTTTCCTGGGCCTTCTGCAGGAGGATCTTGCCCATCTGGAGCAATATGAAGGGGAGATCACCGATGCGGAGGACGCTGCCCTGAAGAGCTCCCGGCGGGACTATCTGGACAAGATCGTGGAGTACCGAAAGGAGCTGCTCCGTCTGAAGAGGTATTATGAGCAGCTGGCCGCCATCTTAGACAATCTGACGGCCAATGACAACTGTCTTTTGACGGAAGACGCGGTCCGCCACCTTGCGATCCTTGCCAGCCGGACGGAGCGGTACCGGGGCAGCGTGCTGAATCTCAGGGATTACGTGACGCAGATGCGGGAGGCTTATCAGTCCCAGATTGACATTGAGCAAAATAATCTGATGCGGATTTTTACGGTGATTACCGCCGTATTTTTACCGCTGACGCTGTTGGTGGGATGGTACGGGATGAACTTCAAGAACATGCCGGAGCTGTCCTGGCCCTATGGCTATCCGGTTTTCATCCTGTGCAGCCTGTTGATCTGCGCGGTGCTGATCTGGTACTTTAAAAAGAAGAGATGGTTTTGA
- a CDS encoding sensor histidine kinase: MWSAVWKVLVALMAMAGGSACMGRAVSRVLSQGRRPLQRIAPYALFFVVIEMPSWIGDENPLYLLPFFIAVIYCCYEGTRLSRLVTALLFYILVVPINMMVDTLGFWGTVIEMEGSVGLTVKALVYLALWLLIRRLIPANSAIYLPQRLWGTAGTLCLAPLFGALSYSIWNRHWRWTLSFDYDELTKPLAYTVLPFVFLSALALLYALTVFSRQERLEQEHQLANAREIYYQGIRQEQAQVRILRHDLRNHLTVVQGLIDRGDYEKVRDYLDQVAQSPALQGSRRICANETANVVLSSKRAVMESEGMEADFSVSLPEDLSIPDPELCALLGNALDNAIEAVRKADSKRITVRARADKGMLMLRVENPVGGTLKERKGCFETTKADKSVHGFGITGMREIAERRGGTLDTLVRNGCFELIACVPLTGD; the protein is encoded by the coding sequence ATGTGGAGTGCGGTATGGAAGGTTCTTGTGGCCCTGATGGCCATGGCAGGCGGAAGCGCCTGTATGGGGCGGGCCGTTTCCCGCGTTTTATCCCAGGGCCGAAGGCCTTTGCAGCGCATTGCGCCCTACGCGCTCTTTTTTGTTGTGATTGAGATGCCCAGCTGGATCGGCGATGAGAACCCTCTGTACCTGCTTCCCTTTTTTATAGCGGTGATCTATTGCTGTTATGAGGGGACCCGGCTATCCAGGCTGGTGACGGCGCTGCTCTTTTACATTCTGGTGGTACCGATCAATATGATGGTGGACACCCTGGGATTTTGGGGCACGGTGATTGAAATGGAGGGCAGCGTTGGCTTAACGGTCAAGGCGCTGGTCTATCTGGCGCTGTGGCTGCTGATACGCCGCCTGATTCCCGCGAACAGCGCCATCTATCTGCCCCAGAGGCTCTGGGGCACGGCGGGCACACTGTGCCTTGCGCCCCTGTTTGGCGCGCTGTCCTACTCCATCTGGAATAGACACTGGCGCTGGACGCTGTCCTTTGACTATGACGAACTGACCAAACCCCTAGCTTACACGGTGCTTCCCTTTGTCTTCCTCTCCGCGCTGGCCCTTTTATATGCGCTGACGGTGTTCTCCCGTCAGGAGCGGCTGGAGCAGGAGCACCAGCTGGCCAATGCGCGGGAGATCTACTACCAGGGCATCCGCCAGGAGCAGGCCCAGGTGCGCATCCTGCGTCATGACCTGCGCAACCACCTGACCGTGGTGCAGGGGTTGATAGACCGGGGAGACTATGAGAAAGTCCGGGACTATCTGGATCAGGTGGCCCAGTCCCCGGCGCTTCAGGGCTCCCGGCGCATCTGTGCCAATGAGACCGCCAACGTGGTGCTCTCAAGCAAACGGGCGGTGATGGAGAGCGAGGGGATGGAGGCGGACTTCTCCGTCTCCCTGCCGGAAGACCTCTCCATTCCGGACCCGGAGCTGTGCGCTCTGCTGGGCAATGCGCTGGACAACGCCATTGAAGCGGTCCGCAAGGCGGACAGCAAGCGGATCACCGTCCGGGCCCGTGCGGACAAGGGGATGCTGATGCTGCGGGTGGAAAACCCGGTGGGCGGGACGCTGAAGGAGCGCAAGGGCTGCTTTGAGACCACCAAGGCGGACAAGAGCGTCCACGGCTTCGGCATCACCGGCATGCGGGAGATCGCGGAGCGCCGGGGCGGTACGCTGGATACGCTGGTGCGCAACGGCTGCTTTGAGCTGATTGCCTGCGTTCCCCTGACAGGGGATTGA
- a CDS encoding FeoA family protein: MRTLNDARVGETALVVKLHGEGAVKRRIMDMGITKGVEVHVRKVAPLGDPMELNVRGYELSVRKADAKMIEIG; the protein is encoded by the coding sequence ATGCGAACACTGAACGATGCCAGGGTGGGCGAGACCGCCCTGGTGGTAAAGCTCCATGGCGAAGGCGCCGTCAAGCGCAGGATCATGGATATGGGAATCACCAAAGGCGTGGAGGTCCATGTGCGGAAGGTAGCCCCCTTGGGCGATCCCATGGAGCTGAATGTGCGCGGCTATGAGCTGAGCGTGCGCAAGGCCGACGCGAAGATGATTGAAATCGGCTGA
- the nifS gene encoding cysteine desulfurase NifS, producing the protein MKVYADNAATTAVSETALSAMLPCLREDYGNPSSLHSWGQRAAEKLEEARAVFAARLHADPKEIIFTGSGSESDNQAIRTAAAIGEKKGKRHIVSTKFEHHAVLHTLKQLEQQGFEVTLIDIPASGVIAPAQVERALRPDTCLVSVMFANNEIGTIQPIGAIGELCRSRGVLFHTDAVQAAGHLNIDVEAMHIDLMSLSAHKFHGPKGVGVLFARRGIPLTTLIQGGAQERGKRAGTENLPGICGAAAAFDEACANMEENAKKLTVLRDKLIRELGRIPHSVVNGDLVHRLPGNVNLCFEGIEGESLLLLLDARGIAASSGSACTSGSLDPSHVLLALGLPHEVAHGSLRLSLSEYNTEEEVNYIIDVLPGIVSYLREMSPVWDELEKGERTHVI; encoded by the coding sequence ATGAAGGTATATGCGGACAATGCGGCCACCACCGCTGTCAGTGAGACCGCGTTAAGCGCCATGCTCCCCTGTCTGCGGGAGGACTACGGCAACCCCTCCAGCCTTCACAGCTGGGGGCAGCGGGCGGCGGAAAAGTTAGAAGAGGCCCGGGCGGTTTTTGCCGCCAGGCTGCATGCAGACCCAAAGGAGATCATCTTTACCGGCAGCGGCAGCGAATCGGACAACCAGGCCATCCGTACGGCGGCGGCCATAGGGGAGAAGAAGGGGAAGCGCCACATCGTCTCCACTAAATTTGAGCACCACGCGGTGCTCCATACCTTGAAGCAGTTGGAGCAGCAGGGCTTTGAAGTGACGCTGATAGACATTCCCGCCTCCGGTGTGATCGCCCCGGCACAGGTGGAACGGGCCCTCCGGCCGGACACCTGCCTTGTGAGCGTGATGTTCGCAAATAATGAGATCGGCACCATCCAGCCCATCGGGGCGATCGGCGAACTCTGCCGCAGCCGCGGCGTCCTGTTTCACACGGATGCCGTTCAGGCGGCGGGACACCTGAATATCGATGTGGAGGCCATGCATATTGACCTGATGAGCCTTTCGGCCCATAAGTTCCACGGGCCCAAGGGCGTGGGCGTGCTTTTTGCCAGACGGGGCATTCCTCTGACCACCCTGATTCAGGGCGGGGCCCAGGAGCGGGGAAAACGGGCCGGTACGGAGAATCTGCCAGGAATCTGCGGCGCCGCCGCTGCCTTTGACGAGGCCTGCGCCAATATGGAGGAAAACGCGAAAAAGCTGACCGTACTGCGGGATAAGCTGATCCGGGAGCTGGGCAGGATCCCTCACAGCGTGGTTAACGGAGACCTGGTGCACAGGCTGCCGGGCAATGTGAATCTGTGCTTTGAGGGCATCGAGGGGGAGTCTTTGCTGCTGCTTCTGGATGCCAGGGGCATCGCGGCGTCCTCCGGCTCCGCCTGTACCTCAGGGTCCCTGGACCCGAGCCACGTGCTGCTGGCGCTGGGACTGCCCCACGAGGTGGCACATGGCTCCCTCCGCCTCTCGCTGAGCGAGTACAACACGGAGGAGGAAGTGAATTATATCATCGATGTACTGCCGGGGATTGTCTCCTACCTGCGGGAGATGTCGCCGGTTTGGGATGAACTTGAGAAAGGAGAGCGTACGCATGTTATATAG
- a CDS encoding RrF2 family transcriptional regulator, with product MKISTKGRYALRLMMDIAVHSNGEMVALKDVARRQEISVKYLEQIVGLLSKAGFLRSSRGPQGGYRLSRRPEEYTVGEILRLTEGNLAPVSCLEDEENQCSRCRQCGTLDFWTGLYRTVNSYIDRYTLADLVRSEEQKKQDGPAGGTETERRSGI from the coding sequence ATGAAAATTTCCACCAAAGGGCGCTATGCCCTGCGATTGATGATGGACATTGCCGTACACTCCAATGGGGAGATGGTGGCGCTGAAGGATGTGGCCCGGCGGCAGGAGATCTCCGTTAAATACCTGGAGCAGATTGTGGGACTTTTGAGCAAGGCCGGCTTTTTGCGCAGCAGCCGCGGCCCCCAGGGCGGATACCGGCTCTCGCGCCGGCCGGAGGAGTACACCGTGGGGGAGATTCTCCGCCTGACAGAGGGGAATCTGGCGCCGGTATCCTGTTTGGAGGATGAGGAAAACCAGTGCAGCCGCTGCCGCCAATGCGGCACGCTGGACTTTTGGACGGGACTGTACCGCACGGTCAACAGCTATATTGACCGCTATACGCTGGCCGATCTGGTGCGGAGCGAAGAGCAGAAGAAACAGGACGGGCCGGCCGGCGGTACGGAAACGGAAAGGAGGAGCGGCATATGA
- a CDS encoding metal-dependent transcriptional regulator, whose translation MNIYESSENYLEAILRLEEQGGSVRSIDVANALNFTKPSVSVAMKKLRQSGFIEISGDGSIWLQPSGREIAERIYERHRLLTEFFVRLGVDPEVAAADACKVEHDLSDETFRKIKEHALKGRK comes from the coding sequence ATGAATATTTATGAATCATCCGAGAACTATTTGGAGGCCATCCTCAGGCTGGAGGAGCAGGGTGGCTCCGTACGCTCCATCGATGTGGCAAACGCGCTGAATTTTACAAAGCCCAGCGTCAGTGTGGCGATGAAGAAGTTGCGCCAGAGCGGCTTCATTGAAATCAGCGGCGACGGGTCCATTTGGCTCCAGCCGTCGGGACGTGAGATTGCGGAGCGGATCTACGAGCGCCACCGGCTGCTGACGGAGTTTTTTGTCCGGTTGGGTGTGGATCCTGAGGTGGCGGCGGCGGACGCCTGCAAGGTGGAACACGATCTCAGTGACGAAACATTCCGTAAGATCAAGGAGCATGCGTTGAAAGGGCGGAAATGA
- a CDS encoding LytR/AlgR family response regulator transcription factor, protein MLRIGICDDLYDARAALAAAIDRILEPQGITCRMFEFSSGEGLLGWLSNHAGELDLIFLDMEMGELSGMETARRLRSADEGLQIVFVTGYTDYVFDGYSVGALGYLIKPPKREQIADVLSRAQAALHLGAAQTYLCRSGEVTYRLPKSKILYFCSDRRQVICVTRDKSYTFYAKLDDVEREAGEGFIRIHQRYLVRAAAVERVESGEVVMEGKALPISRSCQSAALAALTRCLLE, encoded by the coding sequence ATGCTTCGCATTGGAATCTGTGATGATCTGTATGACGCCCGGGCGGCCCTTGCCGCGGCCATAGACCGCATCCTGGAGCCCCAGGGAATCACCTGCCGGATGTTTGAATTCTCCTCCGGGGAGGGGCTTTTGGGCTGGCTTTCCAATCACGCCGGAGAGCTGGACCTGATTTTTCTTGATATGGAAATGGGGGAGCTGAGCGGGATGGAGACGGCCCGGAGGCTGCGGAGCGCGGACGAGGGGCTCCAGATCGTCTTTGTCACCGGGTACACCGACTATGTCTTTGACGGATACTCCGTGGGCGCCTTGGGCTACCTGATCAAGCCGCCCAAACGGGAACAGATAGCCGACGTGCTCAGCCGGGCCCAGGCGGCGCTGCACTTGGGGGCCGCTCAGACCTATCTCTGCCGCAGCGGTGAGGTGACCTATCGCCTGCCCAAAAGCAAAATCCTCTATTTCTGTTCCGACCGCCGTCAGGTCATCTGTGTGACCCGGGACAAGTCCTACACCTTTTATGCCAAGTTAGACGATGTGGAGCGGGAAGCGGGGGAGGGGTTTATCCGAATCCACCAGCGCTACCTGGTCCGCGCCGCGGCAGTGGAGCGGGTGGAAAGCGGCGAGGTGGTGATGGAAGGCAAGGCGCTGCCCATCAGCCGCTCCTGCCAGTCCGCGGCGCTGGCGGCCCTGACCCGCTGCCTGCTTGAGTGA
- a CDS encoding FeoA family protein: MMPLTMAKTGETVVIRKVTGKDEVRQHLAELGFVVDGTVSVVSEIRGNMILQVKDSRIALDKTMANRIMI, translated from the coding sequence ATGATGCCTTTAACGATGGCGAAGACAGGTGAAACGGTGGTTATTCGGAAAGTAACCGGTAAAGATGAAGTGCGCCAGCACTTGGCGGAGCTGGGGTTTGTGGTGGATGGCACGGTGAGCGTGGTCAGTGAGATCAGGGGGAACATGATTCTTCAGGTGAAGGACAGCCGCATCGCACTGGACAAAACCATGGCAAACCGGATCATGATTTAA
- the feoB gene encoding ferrous iron transport protein B gives MIFALAGNQNCGKTTLFNQLTGSNQHVGNFPGVTVDQKSGVIRSHGDCTVVDLPGIYSIRPYSGEEIVTRDFLLNQKPDGIINIVDATNIERNLYLTLQLIELQVPMVLALNMMDEVRSGGGTIDVKKMSQRLGIPVIPISAVKNEGISELLDALLHVARNRIRPAVTDFCSQESAVHRCIHAVCHQIADHAESAGIPIRFAATKLIEGDGDIVERLHLAQNEIELTEHLVVQMEMEHGMDRNAALADMRYDFIESVCRDTVVRCHESRERARSEKLDNLLTHRILAIPLFLGIMLFIFWLTFDVVGALLSNLLASGIDALTAWTDAGLSAYGINPVVHSLVIDGIFTGVGSVLSFLPIIVVLFFFLSILEDTGYMARVAFVMDKLLRRIGLSGRSIVPMLIGFGCSVPAIMATRTLSSERDRKMTILLTPFMSCSAKIPIYSVFTAAFFPRHRALVMIGLYVTGILVGILAAKGFGKTLFRGNPVPFVMELPNYRFPSLKSVFQLCWEKARDFLQRAFTVIFVATLIVWFLQTFDTRLNVVSNSADSLLALVGQFLAPLFAPLGFGDWRVSTSLITGFIAKESVISTLGVLLGGSSNVSAAIAGLFSTVTALSFLVFTLLYTPCIAAISAVRRELRSGWKAAGVALFQCCVAWIAAFLVYHAALLLF, from the coding sequence ATGATTTTTGCACTGGCCGGCAATCAAAACTGCGGCAAAACCACCCTGTTCAATCAGCTCACCGGCTCCAACCAGCATGTGGGCAATTTTCCCGGCGTCACGGTGGATCAGAAATCCGGTGTGATCCGCAGCCACGGGGACTGCACGGTGGTGGACCTGCCCGGCATCTACTCCATCCGCCCCTACAGCGGGGAGGAGATCGTCACCCGGGACTTTCTCCTCAATCAAAAGCCCGACGGCATCATCAACATCGTGGACGCGACCAACATTGAACGCAACCTCTATCTGACGCTGCAGCTCATTGAGCTGCAGGTTCCCATGGTGCTGGCGCTGAACATGATGGACGAGGTCCGCTCCGGCGGAGGGACCATCGATGTGAAGAAGATGTCCCAGCGGCTGGGGATTCCCGTCATCCCCATCAGCGCCGTGAAAAATGAGGGCATTTCAGAACTCCTGGACGCGCTGCTCCATGTGGCCAGGAACCGGATCCGCCCGGCCGTCACCGACTTTTGCAGTCAGGAAAGCGCCGTCCACCGCTGCATTCACGCCGTGTGCCACCAGATTGCCGACCATGCCGAATCCGCGGGGATTCCCATTCGCTTTGCCGCCACCAAGCTCATCGAAGGGGACGGCGACATCGTGGAGCGGCTGCACCTGGCCCAAAACGAGATCGAGCTGACGGAGCATTTGGTGGTTCAGATGGAGATGGAGCACGGGATGGACCGCAATGCGGCCCTGGCGGATATGCGCTACGACTTCATTGAATCCGTCTGCCGGGACACCGTGGTGCGCTGCCACGAGAGCCGGGAGCGGGCGCGCAGCGAGAAGCTGGACAACCTGCTGACCCACCGGATTCTTGCCATCCCGCTGTTTCTTGGCATCATGCTCTTTATTTTCTGGCTGACCTTTGATGTGGTCGGCGCCCTTTTATCCAACCTGCTGGCCTCCGGCATCGACGCGCTGACTGCCTGGACCGACGCCGGCCTGAGCGCGTATGGAATCAACCCGGTGGTACATAGTCTGGTCATCGACGGCATCTTCACCGGCGTGGGCAGCGTGCTCAGTTTTCTGCCCATCATCGTGGTGCTGTTCTTCTTTCTCTCCATCCTGGAGGACACGGGGTATATGGCCCGGGTGGCCTTTGTGATGGACAAGCTGCTGCGCCGGATCGGCCTTTCGGGCCGCAGCATCGTCCCCATGCTCATCGGGTTCGGCTGCTCCGTGCCAGCCATTATGGCCACCCGCACCCTCTCTTCGGAGCGGGACCGGAAGATGACCATCCTCCTGACGCCCTTTATGAGCTGCTCCGCCAAAATCCCCATCTACTCCGTTTTCACCGCCGCCTTCTTTCCCCGCCACCGGGCGCTGGTGATGATCGGCCTGTACGTCACCGGCATCTTAGTGGGTATTTTAGCCGCCAAGGGGTTTGGAAAGACGCTCTTTCGCGGCAACCCCGTGCCCTTTGTCATGGAGCTCCCCAACTACCGCTTCCCCTCTCTCAAGAGCGTGTTCCAGCTATGCTGGGAAAAGGCCCGGGACTTCCTCCAGCGGGCCTTTACCGTGATTTTCGTGGCCACGCTGATCGTGTGGTTCCTCCAGACCTTCGACACCCGTCTCAACGTGGTCTCCAACAGTGCCGACAGCCTGTTAGCACTGGTGGGCCAGTTCCTTGCCCCCCTCTTTGCCCCGTTGGGCTTTGGGGATTGGCGCGTTTCCACCTCCCTGATTACCGGCTTCATCGCCAAGGAATCCGTCATCAGCACCTTGGGCGTTCTTTTAGGCGGCAGCTCCAATGTGTCCGCCGCCATCGCCGGCCTCTTCTCCACGGTAACCGCTCTCAGCTTTTTGGTGTTCACCCTGCTCTACACCCCCTGCATCGCGGCCATTTCCGCCGTGCGGCGGGAGCTGCGCTCCGGCTGGAAGGCGGCGGGCGTGGCCCTGTTCCAGTGCTGTGTGGCCTGGATCGCCGCCTTTTTGGTCTACCACGCGGCGCTGCTGCTCTTTTGA
- the feoB gene encoding ferrous iron transport protein B produces the protein MELKIALAGNPNCGKTTLFNDLTGSNQYVGNWPGVTVEKKEGKLKGRKDVVIQDLPGIYSLSPYTLEEVVARSYLVGEKPDAVLNIVDGTNIERNLYLTTQLIELGLPVVVAVNMMDLVRKSGDKIELHQLAAALGCEVVEMSALKGEGSMAAAEKAMALGYAHQTGELPHVFTGSVEHAIAHIEESIQGKVDRRFLRWYAIKVFERDDKVLAELSLSDSLKEHLEEHITDCERELDDDAESIVTNQRYAYINSVVERAVRKKAPKHSLSASDKIDRVVTNHVLALPIFAAAMFLIYWIAMGPFGTFLTDWTNDVLGAGWLQDGSRTLLESWGCAEWLVGLVSDGIVAGVGAILGFVPQMLVLFLMLAVLEDIGYMARVAFIMDRIFRKFGLSGKSFIPMLIGSGCGVPGVMASRTIENERDRRMTIMTTCFVPCGAKMPIIGLFAGALFHDSGLVAVSAYFIGVAAIILSGIILKKTRGFSGGPAPFVMELPAYHVPAAGNVLRATLERGWSFIKRAGTVILVSSIILWFLQGFGFADGSFGMVEDNNSSLLAAVGSAVCFLFAPLGFGDWKSTVATFTGLIAKENVVSTFGVLFHIGEEVAEDDVALLAAVGAHYTAISAYSFMIFNLLCAPCFAAMGAIKREMNSARWTWAAIGYMCGFAYLISLIVYQLGGLITGEVGFGLGTAAAAAALGFLLYMLFRKNKYGGSIPAVSAVEAAVSGNS, from the coding sequence ATGGAGCTCAAGATCGCATTGGCCGGCAATCCAAACTGCGGCAAGACCACCCTGTTCAATGATTTGACCGGTTCCAATCAGTACGTGGGCAACTGGCCCGGCGTCACGGTGGAGAAGAAGGAGGGCAAGCTTAAGGGCCGCAAGGACGTGGTCATCCAGGACCTGCCCGGCATCTACTCCCTGTCGCCCTATACGCTGGAAGAGGTTGTGGCAAGAAGTTATCTGGTGGGCGAAAAGCCGGATGCCGTTTTGAACATCGTGGACGGCACCAACATTGAGCGCAATCTGTACCTGACCACACAGCTCATCGAGTTAGGACTGCCCGTTGTGGTGGCAGTAAATATGATGGATCTGGTCCGGAAGAGCGGGGACAAAATAGAATTGCATCAGTTAGCGGCCGCGCTGGGCTGCGAAGTGGTGGAAATGTCCGCCCTGAAGGGCGAGGGCAGTATGGCCGCCGCCGAAAAAGCCATGGCCCTGGGCTATGCCCATCAGACGGGCGAGCTGCCCCATGTGTTCACCGGAAGCGTGGAGCACGCCATCGCCCATATTGAAGAGTCCATTCAGGGCAAGGTGGACAGACGCTTCCTTCGCTGGTATGCCATCAAGGTCTTTGAGCGGGACGACAAGGTTCTCGCGGAACTGAGCCTGAGCGACAGTCTCAAAGAACACCTGGAGGAACACATCACCGACTGCGAGCGGGAGTTGGACGACGACGCTGAGAGCATCGTTACCAACCAGCGCTACGCCTACATCAACTCCGTGGTGGAGCGGGCCGTGCGGAAAAAGGCCCCCAAGCACAGCCTGTCCGCCTCTGATAAAATCGACAGGGTTGTCACCAACCACGTTCTGGCCCTGCCCATTTTCGCGGCTGCCATGTTCCTGATCTACTGGATCGCCATGGGGCCTTTCGGCACCTTCCTCACCGACTGGACCAACGACGTGTTGGGCGCCGGGTGGCTCCAGGACGGGTCCAGGACGCTGCTGGAGAGCTGGGGCTGCGCGGAGTGGCTGGTGGGCCTGGTGTCCGACGGCATTGTGGCCGGCGTGGGGGCGATCCTGGGCTTTGTCCCTCAGATGCTGGTGCTGTTCCTGATGCTGGCCGTCCTGGAAGACATCGGCTATATGGCCCGGGTGGCCTTCATCATGGACCGGATTTTCCGCAAGTTCGGTCTCAGCGGCAAAAGCTTTATCCCCATGCTGATCGGCTCCGGCTGCGGCGTGCCCGGTGTCATGGCCTCCCGCACCATTGAAAATGAGCGGGACCGGCGGATGACCATTATGACCACCTGCTTCGTCCCATGCGGCGCCAAAATGCCCATCATCGGCCTGTTCGCCGGCGCTTTGTTCCACGACAGCGGCCTGGTGGCCGTCTCCGCCTACTTCATCGGCGTGGCCGCCATCATTCTCTCCGGCATCATTCTGAAGAAGACCAGGGGCTTTTCCGGCGGCCCCGCCCCCTTTGTCATGGAGCTGCCTGCCTACCATGTGCCCGCGGCCGGAAACGTGCTGCGCGCCACCTTGGAGCGGGGTTGGTCCTTCATTAAGCGGGCCGGCACCGTCATCCTTGTCTCCTCCATCATTTTGTGGTTCCTCCAGGGCTTCGGCTTCGCCGACGGCTCCTTTGGCATGGTGGAGGACAACAACTCCTCCCTGCTGGCCGCTGTAGGCAGCGCCGTCTGCTTCCTGTTTGCCCCCCTGGGCTTCGGCGACTGGAAGTCCACCGTGGCCACCTTCACGGGTCTCATTGCCAAGGAGAACGTGGTATCCACCTTCGGCGTCCTGTTCCATATTGGCGAGGAGGTCGCCGAGGACGACGTGGCGCTGCTGGCCGCTGTCGGCGCCCACTATACCGCCATCTCCGCTTACTCCTTCATGATCTTCAACCTGCTGTGCGCCCCCTGCTTCGCCGCCATGGGCGCCATCAAGCGGGAAATGAACAGTGCCAGGTGGACCTGGGCCGCCATCGGCTACATGTGCGGCTTTGCCTATCTGATCTCTCTGATCGTCTACCAGCTTGGTGGGCTGATCACCGGCGAGGTCGGCTTCGGGCTGGGCACCGCAGCGGCGGCCGCGGCCCTTGGGTTCCTGCTTTACATGCTGTTCCGCAAGAACAAATACGGCGGCAGCATCCCTGCCGTCAGCGCTGTTGAGGCCGCTGTGTCCGGCAACAGCTGA
- a CDS encoding FeoB-associated Cys-rich membrane protein — MNLPTILISLLILAVFIAIVARGICNKKHGKGGCSCGGDCGDCGGGCHCK; from the coding sequence ATGAATCTGCCCACCATCCTCATCAGCCTTCTGATCCTGGCGGTCTTCATCGCTATTGTGGCCCGGGGCATCTGCAACAAAAAGCACGGCAAGGGCGGCTGCTCCTGCGGCGGCGACTGCGGTGATTGCGGCGGAGGCTGTCACTGCAAATGA
- the nifU gene encoding Fe-S cluster assembly scaffold protein NifU, with protein MLYSEKVMDHFQNPRNVGKMEDADGIGEVGNAKCGDIMRMYIKVNPETQVITDVKFNTFGCGSAIATSSMATELIKGRPVSEALELSNHAVVEALDGLPPQKLHCSVLAEEAVRAAVRDYYDKNGIAYGEELRECPGHCESCGHEHCGE; from the coding sequence ATGTTATATAGTGAAAAGGTGATGGACCATTTCCAGAATCCACGGAACGTGGGCAAGATGGAGGATGCCGACGGAATCGGAGAGGTGGGCAACGCCAAATGCGGAGATATCATGCGCATGTATATCAAGGTGAATCCGGAGACCCAGGTCATCACGGATGTGAAATTCAACACCTTTGGCTGCGGCAGTGCCATTGCCACCAGCTCCATGGCAACGGAGCTGATCAAGGGGAGGCCCGTCAGCGAGGCGCTGGAGCTTTCCAACCACGCTGTGGTGGAGGCCCTGGATGGGCTGCCGCCTCAGAAGCTGCACTGCTCCGTTCTGGCGGAGGAGGCGGTTCGCGCGGCGGTGCGGGACTATTACGATAAAAACGGTATTGCCTATGGAGAGGAGCTGCGGGAGTGTCCGGGCCACTGTGAAAGCTGCGGCCATGAGCACTGCGGAGAATAA